The following coding sequences lie in one Synechococcus sp. PCC 7336 genomic window:
- the hisD gene encoding histidinol dehydrogenase, translating to MLRIVTQRTEAEAELKRICDRTQSDRQVHREATVREIIQTVRRQGDTALLNYTAEFDRVDLSPTELKVSGAELEAAYQTVSPQLLAAIQMAKQRIEAFHRQRVPKGWVSFSEPDIVLGKRYTPVDRAGLYVPGGSAAYPSTVLMNAIPAMVAGVREIVMATPPGSDSQAGDNSQAGDNGRRGSGISPAVLVAAQETGIEKIYRVGGAQAIAAMAYGTESIPKVDVISGPGNVYVMLAKKQVYGTVGIDSLAGPSEVLVIADETANPVYLAADLLAQAEHDPLAAAILLTTDYGQAKQVTIEVDKQLEGHPRRTLTEKAIAHYGLIVVVENLDVAVALSNLFAPEHLELEVANPWEVVEGVRHAGAIFMGHNTPEAVGDYIAGPNHTLPTCGAARYASALGVETFMKHSSLIEYSAEALQEVSGAIAALTEAEGLPSHGASVRLRLSGDSRH from the coding sequence ATGCTGAGAATTGTTACCCAACGCACTGAAGCAGAGGCCGAGCTGAAGCGTATTTGCGATCGCACGCAATCCGACCGGCAGGTGCATCGGGAAGCGACTGTCCGCGAGATTATTCAGACCGTCCGCCGCCAGGGAGATACCGCCCTGCTCAACTACACTGCCGAGTTTGACCGGGTGGACCTGTCTCCGACCGAACTCAAAGTCTCGGGGGCGGAGTTAGAAGCGGCCTATCAAACCGTGTCGCCCCAGTTGCTCGCTGCCATTCAGATGGCCAAACAGCGGATTGAAGCTTTTCACCGCCAGCGGGTACCCAAAGGCTGGGTCAGCTTCTCCGAGCCCGATATTGTCTTGGGCAAACGCTATACTCCCGTCGATCGCGCTGGTCTTTACGTCCCCGGCGGTAGTGCTGCCTACCCCAGTACAGTGCTGATGAATGCGATTCCCGCCATGGTGGCCGGGGTGCGCGAAATTGTTATGGCGACCCCGCCGGGATCGGACAGCCAAGCGGGGGACAACAGCCAAGCAGGGGATAACGGGCGCAGGGGGTCGGGTATTAGTCCGGCAGTGTTGGTTGCAGCCCAAGAGACCGGTATTGAAAAGATTTATCGGGTGGGGGGGGCACAGGCGATCGCGGCGATGGCCTACGGTACTGAAAGCATCCCGAAAGTCGATGTTATCTCCGGTCCCGGCAATGTCTACGTCATGCTGGCGAAAAAGCAGGTGTACGGTACCGTCGGGATTGACTCGCTGGCTGGCCCGAGCGAAGTGCTGGTGATTGCGGACGAAACCGCCAATCCAGTCTATTTAGCTGCCGATCTGCTGGCTCAGGCAGAGCACGATCCGCTCGCGGCTGCCATCCTGCTCACCACCGACTACGGTCAAGCCAAACAGGTGACAATCGAGGTGGACAAGCAACTGGAGGGACACCCCCGCCGCACGCTGACGGAAAAGGCGATCGCCCATTACGGACTGATTGTCGTGGTCGAAAACCTCGATGTCGCAGTGGCACTGTCCAATTTGTTTGCCCCCGAGCACCTCGAACTAGAGGTGGCCAATCCTTGGGAGGTGGTGGAGGGCGTTCGCCATGCCGGGGCGATCTTTATGGGCCACAATACCCCCGAAGCGGTGGGGGACTATATCGCCGGTCCCAACCACACCTTGCCCACCTGCGGCGCAGCCCGATATGCTTCCGCCTTAGGGGTGGAAACGTTTATGAAGCATTCCAGTCTGATCGAGTATAGTGCTGAGGCCCTGCAAGAGGTCTCTGGAGCGATCGCCGCTTTAACCGAAGCAGAGGGACTGCCTTCCCACGGAGCCTCCGTGCGGTTGCGGCTGTCAGGAGATTCACGTCATTAG
- a CDS encoding glycosyltransferase family 2 protein, producing MSQLLFSVVVPTYQRIETLATCLDCLAPGAQTLPSDRYEVIVTDDGREITAEAAIRERYPWAKWYAAPQRGPAANRNNGAARASGQWLVFTDDDCLPDPGWLEAYASQIARNREAGSTKLYRVLEGKTYAPRPRRSLDEESPVNETGGNLWSCNFAIERSLFEELSGFNTRFPYAAAEDIDLHWRLRQRQESIAFVEAASVCHPWRPSGGWKAHLRYKESILIYLALHPEERQRLNPRHYLKCCGRALLKELLPGLLKYKAVGWQAEIVRLLGFLDMAYILIARGERAYPDLEAGQQS from the coding sequence ATGAGCCAGCTTCTCTTCTCGGTTGTCGTCCCCACTTACCAACGGATCGAAACCCTTGCGACCTGTTTGGACTGTTTGGCCCCTGGAGCTCAAACTCTCCCCAGCGATCGCTACGAGGTCATCGTCACTGATGACGGTCGCGAGATTACAGCAGAAGCCGCCATCCGAGAGCGCTATCCCTGGGCAAAGTGGTATGCGGCACCGCAACGGGGGCCTGCAGCCAATCGCAATAACGGTGCCGCCCGTGCGAGCGGCCAATGGTTAGTGTTTACCGACGATGATTGCTTGCCAGACCCCGGCTGGCTGGAGGCATACGCCAGCCAAATTGCCCGCAACCGCGAGGCTGGCTCCACCAAGCTATATCGAGTGCTGGAAGGCAAAACCTACGCCCCTCGCCCCCGCCGCAGTCTGGACGAAGAATCGCCCGTCAACGAAACGGGGGGAAATCTCTGGTCTTGCAATTTTGCGATCGAGCGATCGCTGTTCGAAGAACTTTCCGGCTTCAATACCCGTTTCCCCTATGCGGCGGCAGAAGATATAGACCTGCACTGGAGATTGCGCCAACGGCAGGAATCGATCGCCTTTGTGGAAGCCGCCTCTGTCTGCCATCCCTGGCGGCCATCGGGGGGCTGGAAAGCCCATCTGCGCTACAAAGAATCCATCTTGATTTACCTCGCCCTCCACCCTGAAGAACGCCAGCGCCTCAACCCTCGCCACTATTTGAAATGCTGCGGGCGGGCTCTGCTCAAAGAACTTTTACCCGGCCTGCTGAAATATAAAGCGGTAGGATGGCAGGCCGAAATTGTCAGGCTCCTGGGCTTCCTAGACATGGCGTATATCCTCATCGCTCGCGGGGAGCGCGCCTACCCCGATTTGGAGGCAGGACAGCAGTCCTAG
- the psb34 gene encoding photosystem II assembly protein Psb34 yields MPYTSDERGIMNNFPTETKDRVAEPPNKQQKIQYAVTAAIATVLVGGLVLLSVAVS; encoded by the coding sequence ATGCCCTACACATCTGACGAACGCGGGATCATGAACAATTTCCCGACGGAAACCAAAGATCGCGTTGCCGAGCCTCCTAACAAACAACAAAAAATTCAGTACGCCGTCACAGCAGCGATCGCTACGGTTCTCGTGGGTGGTTTAGTCTTGCTGTCTGTCGCGGTTTCCTAA
- the carB gene encoding carbamoyl-phosphate synthase large subunit — MPRRNDLQKILLIGAGPIVIGQACEFDYSGTQACKALREEGYEVVLVNSNPATIMTDPATAERTYIEPVTPDFVERIIEWERPDAILPTMGGQTALNVAVALAETGVLERYGVECIGAKLEAILKAEDRELFKQAMQKIGLSVPQSGLATTLEEARAIAKQIGFPLIIRPAFTLGGTGGGVAYNQEEFEAICANGLDASPVCQILVEESIIGWKEFELEVMRDLADNAVIICSIENIDPMGVHTGDSVTVAPAQTLTDKEYQRLRDYSLAIMREIGVETGGSNVQFAVNPDNGEVRVIEMNPRVSRSSALASKATGFPIAKFAAKLAVGYTLPEISNDITQKTPASFEPAIDYVVVKAPRFAFEKFPGSEAVLTTQMKSVGEAMAIGRTFQEALQKALRSLEIGRYGFGADRPEVLPSIEDIRRCLRVPNPARLLMIRTAFLAGLTATEIHKLSQIDAWFIDKMQELVETELWIQGQDLQTLAAEDWRRLKQLGFSDRQLAALAASTEAEVRTTRQARGIIPVYKTVDTCAAEFEAFTPYQYSTYESETEIFPSDTPKVMILGGGPNRIGQGIEFDYCCCHASYAMQDSGYESIMVNSNPETVSTDYDSSDRLYFEPLTHEDVLNLVEAERPVGIIVQFGGQTPLNLAQGLAAANAPIWGTSPDAIDIAEDRERFESILRDLDILQPANGIARSYAEALAIAQRVGYPVVVRPSYVLGGRAMEIVYSDADLKRYIEAAVEVDPDRPILVDKFLENAVEVDVDAIADRTGAVTIGGIMEHIEQAGIHSGDSACVLPTRTLSEAVLATIRTWTCQLAQKLGVVGLMNVQYAVKDEQVYVLEANPRASRTIPFVSKAIGVPLARYAALVMSGKTLEEIGFTQEVIPAHISVKEAVLPFNKFPGTDTLLGPEMRSTGEVMGIDTDFGRAFAKAQIAAGLQLPLSGTVFVTVSDRDKEAVVEIARDFHALGFKLISTEGTQRILSDRGLPVQKIQKLHEGRPHVVDAIKNREVDLIVNTPSGGEAQQDGRKIRRSALLYKIPLITTLAGARATAAAIRSLQAGQLDVKPIQEYHHH, encoded by the coding sequence ATGCCGCGCCGCAACGACCTGCAGAAAATTCTGTTGATTGGGGCTGGTCCGATTGTGATTGGTCAGGCGTGCGAGTTCGATTATTCCGGCACCCAAGCCTGTAAGGCGCTGCGGGAAGAAGGCTACGAAGTGGTGTTAGTTAACTCCAACCCCGCCACCATCATGACCGACCCCGCCACAGCGGAGCGCACCTATATCGAGCCGGTCACCCCAGACTTTGTCGAGCGAATTATCGAATGGGAGCGCCCGGATGCCATCCTGCCGACAATGGGCGGCCAGACCGCCCTCAATGTGGCCGTGGCTCTGGCAGAAACAGGGGTATTGGAAAGGTACGGCGTCGAGTGTATTGGAGCCAAGCTCGAGGCCATTCTGAAGGCGGAAGATCGCGAGTTGTTCAAACAAGCGATGCAGAAAATCGGTTTGTCAGTGCCTCAGTCGGGCTTGGCTACCACGCTCGAAGAGGCTCGGGCGATCGCCAAACAGATCGGCTTTCCTTTAATTATTCGCCCTGCCTTTACACTGGGCGGCACTGGGGGCGGTGTAGCCTACAACCAAGAAGAATTTGAAGCCATCTGTGCCAACGGTTTAGACGCCAGTCCCGTCTGCCAAATTTTGGTGGAGGAATCCATCATTGGGTGGAAAGAATTCGAGCTGGAGGTGATGCGGGATCTAGCCGATAACGCGGTCATCATTTGTTCGATTGAGAATATCGACCCGATGGGGGTTCACACGGGCGATTCGGTCACGGTGGCCCCCGCTCAAACTCTGACGGATAAGGAATACCAACGGCTGCGAGACTATTCCCTTGCCATCATGCGGGAAATCGGGGTGGAAACCGGTGGCTCGAACGTGCAATTCGCAGTCAATCCCGATAATGGCGAGGTACGGGTCATTGAGATGAACCCGCGCGTCTCCCGCTCTTCTGCACTGGCTTCTAAAGCGACGGGCTTTCCGATCGCCAAATTCGCGGCCAAACTCGCCGTCGGCTATACGCTGCCGGAAATTAGCAACGACATCACCCAAAAAACCCCCGCCAGCTTCGAGCCTGCCATCGACTACGTAGTGGTCAAAGCGCCCCGCTTTGCCTTCGAGAAATTCCCCGGTTCCGAGGCAGTCCTCACCACCCAGATGAAGTCGGTGGGGGAAGCGATGGCGATCGGGCGAACCTTCCAAGAAGCATTGCAGAAGGCTTTGCGATCGCTCGAAATCGGTCGCTACGGATTTGGAGCCGATCGCCCCGAAGTGTTGCCCTCCATTGAAGACATCCGTCGCTGCTTGCGGGTACCCAATCCCGCTCGGCTGTTGATGATTCGGACTGCCTTTCTAGCCGGACTGACGGCGACAGAGATTCACAAGCTCAGCCAAATCGATGCCTGGTTTATCGACAAGATGCAGGAATTGGTGGAAACGGAGCTGTGGATTCAGGGGCAGGACTTGCAGACTCTCGCTGCCGAGGACTGGCGGCGTCTGAAGCAATTGGGCTTTAGCGATCGCCAACTGGCTGCCCTCGCCGCCTCGACAGAAGCTGAAGTACGCACGACCCGCCAAGCTCGAGGCATCATCCCCGTTTACAAAACCGTCGATACCTGTGCCGCTGAATTCGAGGCGTTTACCCCCTACCAATATTCCACCTACGAAAGCGAAACCGAAATCTTCCCCTCCGATACCCCCAAAGTGATGATTTTGGGGGGCGGTCCCAACCGGATTGGCCAGGGCATCGAGTTCGATTACTGCTGCTGTCACGCCTCCTATGCCATGCAGGATTCGGGCTACGAATCGATTATGGTCAACTCCAACCCCGAAACTGTTTCGACTGACTACGACAGCTCCGATCGCCTTTACTTCGAGCCCCTCACCCACGAGGACGTGCTCAACTTGGTCGAAGCCGAACGGCCTGTGGGCATCATTGTCCAATTTGGCGGTCAAACCCCGCTCAATTTGGCCCAAGGGCTAGCGGCAGCCAACGCCCCCATTTGGGGCACCTCGCCGGATGCGATCGATATTGCCGAAGACCGAGAGCGATTTGAATCAATTCTGCGGGATCTCGACATCCTGCAACCGGCCAACGGGATTGCCCGATCGTATGCAGAGGCGTTGGCGATCGCCCAGCGGGTGGGCTATCCCGTCGTGGTTCGTCCCAGTTACGTCTTGGGGGGACGGGCAATGGAAATTGTCTATTCGGATGCGGACCTGAAACGTTACATCGAAGCAGCGGTGGAAGTGGACCCCGATCGCCCCATTCTGGTGGATAAGTTTCTAGAAAATGCGGTGGAAGTGGATGTGGATGCGATCGCCGATCGCACGGGGGCGGTCACCATTGGCGGCATTATGGAGCATATCGAGCAGGCGGGCATCCATTCTGGCGACTCTGCCTGCGTCTTACCCACCCGCACCTTGAGTGAGGCCGTGCTGGCCACCATCCGCACCTGGACTTGCCAATTGGCCCAAAAGCTGGGGGTGGTAGGTTTAATGAACGTTCAGTATGCCGTTAAAGACGAGCAAGTGTATGTGTTAGAGGCCAATCCTCGCGCATCGCGGACGATCCCGTTTGTGAGTAAGGCGATCGGGGTGCCGCTAGCTCGCTATGCAGCTTTAGTGATGAGCGGCAAGACTTTAGAGGAGATTGGTTTTACCCAAGAGGTCATCCCCGCTCATATCTCGGTCAAAGAGGCTGTGTTGCCGTTCAATAAATTCCCCGGTACTGACACGCTCCTCGGCCCCGAAATGCGATCGACGGGTGAAGTCATGGGCATCGATACTGACTTCGGGAGGGCGTTTGCCAAGGCACAAATTGCTGCCGGACTGCAGTTGCCCCTCTCTGGAACCGTGTTTGTCACCGTGAGCGATCGCGATAAAGAGGCGGTTGTCGAGATTGCCCGAGACTTCCACGCATTAGGGTTCAAACTGATCTCGACAGAAGGCACACAAAGAATTCTGAGCGATCGCGGCCTTCCCGTCCAGAAAATTCAAAAGTTGCACGAAGGCCGCCCTCACGTCGTAGATGCCATCAAAAACCGCGAAGTGGACCTGATTGTGAACACGCCTTCTGGCGGCGAAGCCCAACAGGATGGTCGCAAAATTCGCCGCAGCGCTCTACTCTACAAAATTCCCCTCATCACGACTCTGGCAGGCGCTCGCGCCACTGCCGCTGCCATCCGCTCCCTCCAAGCCGGTCAACTGGATGTCAAACCCATTCAGGAATATCACCATCACTGA
- a CDS encoding glycosyltransferase: MGIIYINSSLANERGISEDKTISPFHYWGYKPKKDDLVLTGKRDRYSIKLRYLLKGVDLQIVLSVFVRLLKGDRIIYLISSPDLMLAIPAIKTLFPKAKIMTWVWTSHSIEQYPREFKLCDRLLCLTEDAFAKVSQIGLESMSEFKLLGADPDYYFRPVKESKYDVLVMGRSLRDSDVIVQALAQTEIEKSRIATTQISAKWLRLNPDDSSESLTFLDVDTHQSLVTLLNQTLVVWIPLLPDIKDPAGYTNLVEALLAGTSVVISDSNLIPQEIMALPGVYVCQVSSPKSLLEKTQTALEDYRQNPNYRAEIREAASRLLDGDRLRQTIHEFLS, from the coding sequence ATGGGAATCATCTACATCAATTCATCGCTGGCGAACGAGCGAGGCATTAGTGAAGACAAAACAATCAGTCCTTTCCACTACTGGGGATATAAGCCTAAAAAAGATGATTTAGTTCTGACGGGAAAGCGAGATCGTTATTCCATCAAACTGAGATATTTGCTTAAAGGTGTCGATCTGCAGATTGTACTGTCTGTATTCGTACGGTTATTGAAAGGCGATCGCATCATCTATTTGATCAGCAGTCCAGACCTAATGTTGGCAATACCTGCGATCAAAACCTTATTTCCCAAAGCTAAAATCATGACGTGGGTGTGGACCTCTCACAGCATAGAGCAATATCCACGCGAATTTAAACTGTGCGATCGCCTCTTGTGCCTGACGGAAGATGCTTTCGCCAAAGTCTCTCAAATTGGCTTGGAGTCCATGAGCGAATTTAAGCTCTTAGGAGCCGATCCAGATTACTACTTTAGACCAGTGAAAGAGTCTAAATATGATGTATTGGTTATGGGGCGATCGTTAAGAGATTCCGATGTGATTGTGCAAGCTCTAGCACAAACGGAAATAGAGAAAAGTAGAATTGCCACCACCCAAATCTCGGCTAAATGGTTACGCCTCAACCCAGATGATAGTTCAGAATCTCTGACATTTCTCGATGTCGATACTCACCAATCGCTGGTGACTCTTTTGAATCAAACCCTCGTGGTTTGGATTCCTCTCCTGCCAGACATTAAAGATCCAGCAGGTTATACCAATTTAGTGGAAGCACTACTTGCAGGAACCAGTGTCGTCATCTCCGATTCAAACCTCATTCCCCAGGAGATTATGGCATTGCCGGGGGTATACGTTTGCCAGGTCAGTAGCCCAAAGTCACTCTTGGAGAAAACGCAAACTGCTTTAGAAGACTATCGGCAAAATCCCAACTATCGAGCCGAAATTCGAGAAGCTGCATCTCGCTTACTGGATGGCGATCGGCTTCGGCAAACGATTCATGAGTTTCTCAGTTGA
- a CDS encoding bifunctional 2-polyprenyl-6-hydroxyphenol methylase/3-demethylubiquinol 3-O-methyltransferase UbiG gives MVATESPVESEMPRVRGRARVVFNWLPAKVDRLLDAGCAFGDTTAAFARKCNYACGFDLMAEDVEKAKQNYPNLEFFQGNLEHAPFDSASFDVVVFSDVIEHVYDEVACLNELYRVLKPGGLLILTTPHRGMFGFMDPLNSGRALSYVGKKYFSPIYRSLYRLRKGHPAPTDKPQNPFANDREMHRHYSLADLQQLLDRSSFGHHYEIEEVSRWGLVLEPLVFSLEYYADLFGLPEGLQRIVRPLGALVDLEQRIRFGTAAYNIGLKIRKSNH, from the coding sequence ATGGTAGCGACAGAAAGCCCGGTAGAGTCAGAGATGCCACGGGTGCGGGGTAGAGCGCGCGTGGTATTTAACTGGCTGCCAGCAAAGGTGGATCGACTGTTGGATGCTGGATGTGCGTTTGGCGATACGACAGCGGCCTTTGCTCGGAAGTGCAACTATGCCTGCGGCTTCGATCTGATGGCTGAAGATGTCGAGAAAGCTAAGCAAAACTATCCCAACCTAGAGTTTTTTCAAGGCAATTTAGAGCACGCGCCTTTCGACTCTGCCAGTTTTGATGTGGTGGTGTTTTCGGATGTGATCGAACACGTCTATGACGAAGTTGCCTGTTTGAATGAGTTGTATCGAGTGTTAAAGCCGGGTGGATTGTTGATTTTGACAACACCCCATCGGGGCATGTTCGGTTTTATGGACCCACTCAACTCCGGTCGGGCGCTCTCCTATGTCGGCAAGAAATACTTCTCGCCAATCTATCGCTCGCTCTATCGCCTGAGAAAAGGACATCCCGCTCCCACAGACAAGCCTCAAAATCCATTTGCCAACGATCGCGAGATGCACAGGCATTATTCTCTGGCGGATTTACAGCAGTTGCTCGATCGCAGTAGTTTCGGCCATCACTACGAGATTGAAGAGGTCAGCCGTTGGGGATTAGTCCTGGAGCCTCTTGTCTTTAGTCTCGAATATTATGCCGATTTGTTTGGTTTGCCTGAGGGATTGCAAAGGATTGTTCGCCCGCTGGGTGCTCTGGTGGATTTAGAACAGCGCATCCGCTTTGGGACTGCGGCCTATAATATTGGCCTTAAAATCCGTAAATCAAACCATTAA
- the ribBA gene encoding bifunctional 3,4-dihydroxy-2-butanone-4-phosphate synthase/GTP cyclohydrolase II, giving the protein MPITNLSDFRFHKVEEALEDLKAGRSIIVVDDENRENEGDLVCAAQFATPDAINFMAVHARGLICLAMEGDRLDRLKIPMMVEENTDSNQTAFTVSIDAAPHLGVSTGISASDRSRTIQAAIQPQTKPEDLRRPGHIFPLRVREGGVLVRAGHTEASIDLARLAGLYPAGVICEIQNPDGSMARLPELIEFSRERNLKIITIADLIAYRLCHERFVRRESVAQMPTEFGQFQIYAYRDTLNGGEHVAIVKGNPADFPQSDVLVRVHSECLTGDALGSVRCDCRRQLQTALKTIEHHGQGVVVYLRQEGRGIGLINKLKAYSLQDMGLDTVEANERLGFAADLRNYGVGAQILNDLGVRNMRLITNNPRKIAGLKGFGLEVVDRVPLIVEANDFSARYLATKAEKLGHLLLRTRLLSVALYPQSEEQQWSSRERAEWVDHLNHLTESSPLLVQADPRPIASAMFSGASLVAHVGLAEALPAAQWYVASSDPQLVDYRKALIQLLVQLSQHPQLRAIAWMVSAGRDPLANLQEDWPEQHYDCDRLSALEMEEAIDWRERTVYRLKTRSATATSPVSA; this is encoded by the coding sequence ATGCCTATAACGAATCTGTCTGACTTTAGATTTCACAAAGTGGAGGAGGCACTCGAGGATCTCAAAGCTGGGCGATCCATTATTGTGGTCGACGACGAGAACCGCGAAAACGAAGGGGACTTGGTTTGTGCAGCCCAATTTGCCACCCCCGATGCAATTAATTTCATGGCCGTTCACGCGCGCGGCCTGATCTGTTTGGCGATGGAAGGCGATCGCCTCGATCGCTTAAAAATTCCCATGATGGTGGAAGAGAACACCGACAGCAACCAGACTGCTTTCACCGTCAGTATCGATGCCGCCCCCCATCTGGGGGTTTCGACGGGCATTTCTGCCAGCGATCGCTCTCGCACCATTCAGGCGGCCATCCAACCCCAAACCAAGCCCGAAGACTTGCGCCGACCGGGCCACATCTTCCCATTGCGGGTGCGGGAAGGGGGCGTGCTCGTGCGGGCCGGACATACGGAGGCCAGTATCGATTTAGCGCGGCTGGCGGGGCTCTATCCCGCTGGGGTGATTTGCGAGATTCAAAACCCCGACGGTTCCATGGCGCGACTGCCGGAGTTGATCGAGTTCAGCCGCGAACGCAACCTCAAAATTATTACCATTGCCGACCTGATTGCCTACCGCCTCTGTCACGAGCGCTTCGTCCGGCGAGAGTCAGTGGCTCAAATGCCGACTGAATTCGGCCAATTCCAGATTTATGCTTACCGCGATACGTTAAATGGCGGCGAGCACGTGGCGATCGTCAAAGGCAACCCCGCTGATTTTCCCCAGTCAGATGTGCTGGTGCGGGTGCATTCCGAGTGTCTGACGGGGGATGCTTTGGGCTCGGTGCGGTGCGACTGTCGCCGCCAACTGCAAACGGCCCTCAAGACAATCGAACATCACGGCCAGGGGGTTGTGGTCTACCTGCGTCAGGAGGGTCGCGGCATTGGCTTGATCAACAAGTTAAAAGCCTATTCCCTCCAGGATATGGGACTCGATACGGTGGAAGCGAACGAGCGTTTGGGGTTTGCCGCCGATCTGCGCAACTACGGCGTTGGAGCCCAAATTCTCAACGACCTGGGGGTTCGCAACATGCGCCTGATCACCAACAATCCCCGTAAAATTGCCGGTCTGAAAGGCTTTGGGCTGGAGGTGGTCGATCGCGTTCCCCTGATTGTGGAAGCGAATGATTTCAGCGCCCGCTACCTTGCCACCAAAGCGGAAAAACTGGGGCACCTGCTATTGCGCACGCGACTCTTGAGCGTTGCGCTCTATCCCCAATCGGAGGAGCAACAGTGGTCCAGTCGCGAGCGAGCGGAATGGGTAGACCATCTCAACCACCTGACCGAATCGAGTCCCCTCCTCGTTCAGGCCGATCCCCGCCCGATCGCCAGCGCCATGTTTTCGGGCGCGAGCTTAGTGGCCCACGTCGGGCTTGCAGAAGCCCTCCCCGCCGCCCAGTGGTACGTCGCCAGTTCCGATCCGCAGTTGGTAGACTATCGCAAGGCGCTGATTCAGTTACTGGTGCAGTTGAGCCAGCATCCGCAGTTGCGGGCGATCGCCTGGATGGTGTCCGCCGGTCGCGATCCGCTGGCCAACCTGCAGGAGGATTGGCCGGAACAGCACTACGATTGCGATCGCTTGTCGGCCTTAGAAATGGAAGAGGCGATCGATTGGCGCGAACGCACCGTTTACCGCTTGAAAACTCGCTCGGCAACCGCCACGAGCCCCGTTTCGGCCTAG